Below is a genomic region from Candidatus Eisenbacteria bacterium.
GGCTCCGAGACCGTCGCGCGGGCTGGGGGGTGATCGCGCGCGCGAGCGTTCCGGTGCTCGCGGTCGTGGTGCTCTATCTGATCGCGCGCGTCTCGGTGCTCGGGCCGACGCCGCTTCCCTCGATCGCGCCCGTGCAGGGCGCGGCCGCGCAGCTCCTCACGAGCGTCGCGATCGTGGCGCGCTATCTCGCCCTCCTCTTCGTGCCCGTGGGCCTCTCCGCGCGGCACGAGGTTTCGCCGTCGACCTCGCCCGATCCGGTCTTCGTCGCGGGGCTCCTCGCGCTCGCCGCGCTGGTCGCGGGACTCGTCGTCACCGCGCGCCGCCGCTCCCTCTGGCTCCTTCCGCTCGCGCTCTTCGCGGCCACGCTCCTCCCGCTCTGCTGGGTGCGCATTCTCGCCGGGGCGCTCGTGGCGGAGCGGTTCCTCTACGTCCCGTCGGGTGCTCTCGCGCTGGCGGTGGCGCTCCTTCCAGGCGCGCTCGCGGCGCGCGGCGCACGGAGCGAGAAACGCGATGCCGGCGTGAAGGACGCGACCCCAGGCCTTCTCCTGGGAGCCGGCGCCCTCGCGGTCTGGTTCCTGTCGCTCCTCGCACCTCGAGTGGCGATCTGGAAGGACGAGGGCACGCTCTACACGGCCATGCTCCGCGACACGCCCGGGTCCCCTCACGTGCACGGCATGGCGGGCGGCTATTACCACCGCCAGGGAGACCGCGCGCGCGCCGCCCAGCACTACCGTCGCGCCTACGAGCTCTACCCGCAGAGCGGCGAGATGCTGCTCAACCTCGTCGCGGTCGAGGACGAGTCCGGGCAGACCGACTCGGCCTTCGTGCACGCGAGGAAGCTGCTCCATGACTTTCCGCACTACGCCGCGGGGTGGTACGCGCTCGGAAACCTCCACGTGCGCGTCGACCAGCCCGATTCCGCGAGACTCGCCTACGAGGAGGCGCTCCGGCTGCAGCCGGACCTCGCCCCCGCGGAGAACAACCTCGGCGCCGTGCTGGAGCGTCTGGGACGCTACGACGAGGCGCTCGAGCGCTACCGCCACGCGGGGATGGTTCAGCCCGGGTTTCCCGAAGCGGCGAGGAACGTGGAGCGACTCTCGTCCCAGATCGATTCGCTGCGCGCGGCAGCCGCGCCGTGAGCCGGCCCCTCGCCGCCCTCGAGGGCCTCCCCGTCTCCGGCGTCATCGGTCACGCGCCCCGCTCGCTCGTGATCGCGGTGGGCGCGAAGCCTCGCCGGTATCTCTGGATCCATCTCGAGCGGAAGGAAGCGGCCTACGCGCTCGCGTCCGACCTGCCCACGTCCCCGGATCCGCGCGGCTCGCGGTTTGGAGCGCTGGAGGATCATCTGAGGGGGCTCGTGATCCGGGAGATCCTCGTGAGGCCCGACGCGGCATTGGCCCTGAGTCTCGCTCGCGAGGAGGCCCCGCGCGCGGAATCACACCGTCTCACGCTCGAAGCGGAGCGAACGCGCGTCAACCTGAGGCTCGTCGCGACGGACGGTGGGAACGTGCTCTGGGCGCATCATCGTGAAGCCGAGAAGGCCCGGGATGACGCGGCGGCGGCGAGTGGGGCGAGCGAGGCGAGTGGGGCGAGCACCCCGTTTCGACCGCCGCGCGTGCGCGCCGCGGAGCCAGGGCAAGGTCACGACGCGCTGCGCGCGGCGATCACGCTCGAGTTCGAGGACAACTTCCGCCGCGAGCTCGACCGGGAACTCAAAGCCGCCGAGCGTGTGCTCACCCGGCGGCTCGAGGCGCAAGGGAGGGACCTGGGGCGCACCCGCGTCCAGCAGGACGCGCGGCGCTGGGGGGAGATCTTGCTCGCTCACTACCGAGATATCCCGCGGGGGGCGAGCCGCGTGCGTCTCCCCGACACGTTCGCGGACTCACCCGGAGCGGAAATCGAGATCCCCCTCGATCCCGCGCTCTCTACCCACGAGAATGCGGCCCGCCTCTTCCAAAAGGCGAAGAAAGGCGAGCGGGGCCAGAAGCTCGTCGAATCCCGACTGGCCCAGACCCGGCAGCATCTCGCCGATCTCGGCGCGCTTCGCCAGGACCTCTTCGACAGCCCGCCGCGTGAGGCGCTCCGGAGCCTCGAGCAGTTCCTCACGGCGGCAGGCCTGCCACATGTGGCGCGGGGTGACTCGCGGAAGATCCGTCTGGGTCGACAGACCCCCGGAGCACCCCACGCGCTACGTCCCGGACGCCGGCCTCCAGGGGCGCGCAAGTCGACCGGGCCAAGGACGTTCCATACGAGCGATGGATGGGAGGTCTGGGTCGGACGCAACAACACCGACAACGACCACATCACCCATCGGTTATCGAACCCCCACGACTATTGGTTCCACGTCGTAGGGGTCCCGGGTTCCCACGTCATCCTGCGCCGTCCACAAAGAAGCGCGGTACCCAAGCCACGCACGCTCGAGGAGGCGGCAGCCGTTGCCGCCTACTTCAGCAAGGCGCGGAAACAGACGCGGGTCCCTGTGATCTACACCGAGCGAAAGTTCGTGTCCAAACCGCGCCGCGGCAAACCCGGACAGGCTCTTTGTACGCGGGAGCGGGAGCTTCTCGTCCGTCCGCGGCTTCCGGAAGGACGAGCCGGCAACGACGACGAAAACGGGCGCGAGGTGTCGAGCGAGTAGCGGAACCGGTTCGCAGTGGGGGGGACCACGCTGCGACTGGCGACATTCCATCCAGCGAAGACAAGGGGTCGCGGACTGACGAGGCACCCAGGGAGAGTCAGTCTAGGAGCCTTTATGTCCAAACGGACTGAGAGGAGGAAGGTTTAGCCCTGGCCTTGGCTTCTCCTGAGAGCTCCCCATCGATCCGCGGCCCTGACAAAGAGCAACTTCGGTCGTGCTGAGTCGAGACTTCCGTCGTGGTTCCAGGCTGACGACCGTCGCGCGTAAAAAGCATCGTACGTGCCGCGCCCGGGAGGTTCGTACGTCGGTGGGGGTCGGGGAGGGTGAAGCGATTGGTAAGTAGCGGGTTGGTCGATTCCGGGATTTCCCGGGGTGCGGTCCCGCGGGGCTGCCGGAGAGGGTCCGGAGGGACATGGATGTCACACCCGGATTTGTTGTTTGCGGACTAAAGACTTAGCGCGGGTCGACTTGCAGTCATGTCACGCCCCTAGGGGCTCGCGGACGTGAATGTCACACCCCCGGGCTCATGGATCGTTCCGCCGTGCCTTTCTGGGGAGGACGTCGCGCCGCGGGCCGAGCCGCTGCGCGTGCGGCTAGTAGATCTGCTTGAGCAGCCGGATCAGGTGCCGGCGCGTGATGCCCAGCTCGAGGGCGGCCCGGCTCCGGTTTCCGCCGTTCCGGGAGAGCGCGGCCAGGATCTCCTCGCGCTTCAGGAGGTCGACCTTGCCGCGGAGCCCGCGCGTGGACTGGGCTTCAGCGGCAGGCGTGCCGTTGGGGTAGAGGAGCCGCACCAGGGTGTTCCGGTCGATCAGCTCCTGGCGTCCCGCGCACAGGTAGATCGACTCCACCTTGTGCTTCAGCTCGCGGATGTTCCCCATCCACGGCAGCGAGATCAGGTACTCCATCGCGTCCTCGGAGAGGACCACGTGGCGCCCTTCGCGGGAGATCAATTCATCGAGGAAGTTCCGGATCAGGAGCGGGATGTCTTCGCGGCGCTCGCGGAGCGGCGGGAGGGAGAGCACGACCTGGCCGAGCCGGTAATAGAGATCCGACCGGAACCAGCCCGCCTTCACCGCGGCGTCGAGGTCCTTGTTCGTCGCGGAGATGATCCGCACGTTCAAACGCCGTGAGCGAACCTCGCCCAGCCGCCGGTACGTCCCGTCATCCAGCACTTGCAGGAGCTTCACCTGCGTCCGCTCGCCCAGCTCGCCGATCTCGTTCAGGAAGATGGTGCCGCCGTCGGCCTCCTCGAAGATGCCCCTCTTCGTGATGGCGGCGCCGGTGAAGGCGCCGCGGACGTAACCGAAGAGCTCGCTCTCGACGAGGTCGCCGGGGAGGCTGGTGCAGTTCACCTCCACGAACGGGCGGCCCCGCTCGATCTCGTACGAGCGGAACATGTAGGCGAAGAGGTTCTTCCCCGTCCCGGTCTCGCCCTGGATCAGGACGCGGGCCGGGGTGCTCGTGAGCTCCGACGCCTTGCGGACCAGCTCGAGCGTCCGCCCGTTCTGGCTGATGACGCCGTGCGCGCGGGCGATGTCCTGCGCCTGGGACGAGCTCGGTCCCGGCACGCGCTGGGCGCGCGGCGTCGTCAGCCACACCGGCGCGTTCAGCTCGCGGAGCGTCGTCTCGCAGGCTCGCATCGCGTCGTCCATTCCGAGCTGCTCGAAGAGGTACATGGCCTTGAAGGCGAGATTCTGGGCCTCGCGCGTCCGCTCCGGGTCGCCGCCCCCGTTCGGGGTGCGGCGCGCCTGGTCGAGATACGCGCGGGCCAGCTCGAACCGCTCGTGGATCGACTCGAGGAGCCGGATCGCCTCGCGGCCCTGCGTGTTCGCCTCGCTCAGGCGGCCCTCGAGGGTATGCACCACCGCGAGCACGCGGCGCGACGCGCCTTCCTCGAGCTGGTCCTTGAGCCGGCAGGCGCGCGAGAGCGCGTCCTCGGCTGCCTTGAACGCGGCCGGCAGGTCGCCTCTCGTGGCGTAGGCCTCGGCGCGGCGGCGCTGGAGCTCGTGCACCATGTCGCCCTCGGGGGCGATCTGGCGCGCCATCTCGAGCGCCTCCTCGTAGCACGCGAGCCCTTCCTCGATCCGGCCCATCTCCACGTGGAGATCCCCCTGGCTGAAGCGGCAGAGGACCTGCTCGCGCGAGTTGCCGAGCCGGGACGCGATCTGGGAGGCCGCGCCCAGATGGGCCTCGGCGGTCCCGAAGTCGTGGCGGTAGGTGGCGACGGTCGCGAGTCCGATCCGCATACGCGCGATGCCGGCGTCCTTTCCGATCTGCACGTAGGAATTGAGCGCGCGGTCGAAGTGCTCCACGGCCTCGTCCCACGATCCCGCCTTCAGGTGGACGATGCCGAGGTTCGCGCAGGAGACCGCGATGTAGGCGAAGTTTCCGAGCCGCGTCGAGATCTCCATCGACCGGAGGAGGTGCCAGGTCGACTGGCGCCAGTCCGAGAGATGCCGGTAGAGAACGCCCAGGTTGTTGTGGGCGCGGATCACGCCCTCCTCGTCGTTCAGATCCCAGCGGAAGAGGTGGAGCGCGGCCTCGTAGAACTCCTTGGCCTTGTCGAGGTCTCCGAGCCGGAAGTGGATCCGGCCGAAGCAGTTGTACGCGTGCGCGAGAGGCGCGAGGAGATTGTGCTCCTTGAAGAACCCGTGCGCGCGCTCGCACGCGCCGAGGGCCTCCTCGTACTGCGACAGCTCGATCAGGGCGCGGGCGCTCTGGAGCTGGAGCCTCGCGATCAGCTCGGGGTAGAGCTCGGGCACGGCGCGGACGCGCGCGCGGCCGATGTGGCGGAGCGCGCCGGAGGCATCCCCCTTCTCGATCAGGGTCTGCGCGGCCTTGAGCTCGAGCGTGGCGATGCGGTGCGGATCCAGTCCGAGCCGCTCGGCCGACGCGATGCACTCTTCCAGGTTCTGCAGCGCGGGGATGTAGCTGTCCGCGCGGAGGAAGATCTCGGCGAGGTCTTCGAGGGATTGAAGGTGTCGTTCGGGATCTTGCGTGAGGCGGGCGGTGGATACCGCCTCCTCACGCTCCCGAATCAATTCCGCCGTGGTCTTGTCCACGTCTCTTTTCCGAAGTTGTCCGGATCCAGAGCTACCGGTTCGTCAGAATCGCAACACCTTGGACAGGTAATACTCCCAGGCGAATCCGAAGCGCTCGGTCCAGCTCCATCCGGTCCGAATCCGCGAACTCTCGAGGGACGTTCTCTCGGTCGTTGCGGAATTCCCGTACGTCGCGAGCGTGGCGCCCTTCTTGGGCGGCTCGGGCGGCGGGTTCAACGTCTCATCGGGTGAACCGGCCCAGGCGCTCCTCGCGCCGAAGGCCATCAACGAACCGGAACTCGACCAGGAAACGGGAAGCACGGTGGCAAGCATGAAGAGCACGATCAGGAGACACGCGAGCCTGGTGGAGCCGGAGAGGAGGCGCATATTGTGGACACCTTCCTTACTGACGTTCAGGGCTCCGATCGGAGCCCCTCCGTGGGTGCCGGCGAGGGACCGGCGGAATTCAGCGGTCAGAGCATACGCCCGGCACCGCCCAGGAATCAACCGAAATGGTGGGACCGAATGGTCCCACCCCGGACTTTGTAGTTTCGACAGCTCGGGGGCCGTCCTCAAGTCCTGGCGCGCGGGCCCGGGATCCGGACGTCCCCCTCCCGGCGTGTCAATCCGGTACGGTCCAGGTGCTCCAGGAGCGGAACGGCGTATTTCCGGGACACCTGTAACAGGTCCTTGAAGTCTCCCATCGTAAGTGACGGGCCCCGAGTGAAATGCTGGAGGACACGTCGCTCGATCTCGGCCCAGAGGGGGGCGGGATAGAGAAGCTCCGATGTCACCTTGACGGCCCTCCCCGACTCGACCAGGTACCGGGCCAGCTCGGCGGGCTTGGCCGAGGGAGGCACCTCGCGGAGCACGCCGGAGAGGTCCGGGACCTGGAACCCCGAGGCCTGGAGGCGTCCCTCGACCTTCTGGAGCGCCCGTGCCTGCTCCTCGGTCAAGGCGGGCCCGGCTTCGGGAAGCGCGATCCGGTCCTTGCTCGGAACGATCTTCCTCTCCGCGAGGAGCCTCTGGAGCGCCTCGTCGAACACGCCGGCGTCCAGCGTTTCGGCGAGAAGCGCCTTCAGCTCCCCTTTCCCGATCCCGTGGCGGAGCGGGTGCTCTTCCTGGTACCGGCGGACGGCGTCGAGGACGAGCGCGACCGCCTTCGTCCATGAGGCGCGATCGAGGTACCGCCCGTCCTCGAGACGCAGGAGCGCCTTCGACTCGCGCGCCGCGGCCTCCACCCGAGCGGGCTCCTCCCCCAGGCGCATCGCGGTCGGATCGACGCGGATTCCGGTGAGCCGCGCGTCCGCGGCGAGGCGCTCGATCCGCGCCTGCAGCGTCCCGGTCTCGAGCGCGAGCAGGCGCGCTTCGGATTCCTGGTCGAGACGCGCGCGCTTCGCGGGGCTCGGGTCGATCACGGTCGCGCCACCGACCGTGGTCGCCGGGGAATACGAGCGAAGGACGAGCCGGTCGCGCGGCACGGCCACGACGGGACTCTCGAGCCGGAGCTGGACGAGCCCTGTCTCTCCCGGAACGAGCGGTCGCGCGGAAGGAAGCACGACGCGCGCCAGGATCTCGCTCGCGCCGAGGTGCACGCGAACCCGCGCGCGGTGCTCGAGGCTGCGCTCCGCGTCGCGGAGGAGCGTGAGCCGCGCGTCGAGCATGTCGGTCGCCCGGAACCGTCCGGGCGTGACGAGCCAGTCACCGCGCGAGAGGTCTTCCTTCGAGACGCCGTGGAGCGCGAGCGCGGTGCGGTTCCCGGCGAGCGCCTCGGGCACCGGCGCGTCGTGGACCTCGACCTGCCGCACGCGCACGGCGCGCGACTCCGGGAGCCGCTCCAGGGTGTCTCCCGTCCGGATCGCTCCGCTCCAGAGCGTTCCCGTCACGACGGTACCGATCCCCTCCACCGAGAACACACGGTCGACGGGGAGGCGGACGGCCTCCGACCCGGAACGCGCCTCGACCGACGCGACGGCGCGCTCGACCTCCTGGATCAGGACGTCGATGCCGGCGCCCGTCGTGGACGAGACGGGAACGATGGGCGCCTTGGCGAGGGAGGTCGAGGCGAGGAGCCCGCGGGCCTCCTCCGTGGAGGCGCGAATCCGTTCGGGCGAGGCGAGGTCCGCCTTCGTGAGCGCGATCACGCCGCGCGTCACGTGAAGGAGGTCGACGATCGCGAGGTGCTCGCGCGTCTGCGGCTTCAC
It encodes:
- a CDS encoding tetratricopeptide repeat protein, which codes for MSRRVQSTKSQQAPGGAERRAASPQARPGARGISPPITWLLAAIVLAAALLPYWSSLGFEFVWDDPYVIGPHLDVRSPGDLVRIWKIPFDVLLKDEAMTRTYFRPVSLYSFSLDRALGGDDPRGYHAQNLFWHATACLFLWLLAWEISGRPIASAAGAAIFALHPTHPENVAFVSGRTDLLAGAFLFASLWAAARLGPDVRDPWRKLAPAALLLAPGIFAKEVALFGAPLLPLVLWLRDRRAGWGVIARASVPVLAVVVLYLIARVSVLGPTPLPSIAPVQGAAAQLLTSVAIVARYLALLFVPVGLSARHEVSPSTSPDPVFVAGLLALAALVAGLVVTARRRSLWLLPLALFAATLLPLCWVRILAGALVAERFLYVPSGALALAVALLPGALAARGARSEKRDAGVKDATPGLLLGAGALAVWFLSLLAPRVAIWKDEGTLYTAMLRDTPGSPHVHGMAGGYYHRQGDRARAAQHYRRAYELYPQSGEMLLNLVAVEDESGQTDSAFVHARKLLHDFPHYAAGWYALGNLHVRVDQPDSARLAYEEALRLQPDLAPAENNLGAVLERLGRYDEALERYRHAGMVQPGFPEAARNVERLSSQIDSLRAAAAP
- a CDS encoding NFACT RNA binding domain-containing protein, producing MSRPLAALEGLPVSGVIGHAPRSLVIAVGAKPRRYLWIHLERKEAAYALASDLPTSPDPRGSRFGALEDHLRGLVIREILVRPDAALALSLAREEAPRAESHRLTLEAERTRVNLRLVATDGGNVLWAHHREAEKARDDAAAASGASEASGASTPFRPPRVRAAEPGQGHDALRAAITLEFEDNFRRELDRELKAAERVLTRRLEAQGRDLGRTRVQQDARRWGEILLAHYRDIPRGASRVRLPDTFADSPGAEIEIPLDPALSTHENAARLFQKAKKGERGQKLVESRLAQTRQHLADLGALRQDLFDSPPREALRSLEQFLTAAGLPHVARGDSRKIRLGRQTPGAPHALRPGRRPPGARKSTGPRTFHTSDGWEVWVGRNNTDNDHITHRLSNPHDYWFHVVGVPGSHVILRRPQRSAVPKPRTLEEAAAVAAYFSKARKQTRVPVIYTERKFVSKPRRGKPGQALCTRERELLVRPRLPEGRAGNDDENGREVSSE
- a CDS encoding sigma 54-interacting transcriptional regulator, translating into MDKTTAELIREREEAVSTARLTQDPERHLQSLEDLAEIFLRADSYIPALQNLEECIASAERLGLDPHRIATLELKAAQTLIEKGDASGALRHIGRARVRAVPELYPELIARLQLQSARALIELSQYEEALGACERAHGFFKEHNLLAPLAHAYNCFGRIHFRLGDLDKAKEFYEAALHLFRWDLNDEEGVIRAHNNLGVLYRHLSDWRQSTWHLLRSMEISTRLGNFAYIAVSCANLGIVHLKAGSWDEAVEHFDRALNSYVQIGKDAGIARMRIGLATVATYRHDFGTAEAHLGAASQIASRLGNSREQVLCRFSQGDLHVEMGRIEEGLACYEEALEMARQIAPEGDMVHELQRRRAEAYATRGDLPAAFKAAEDALSRACRLKDQLEEGASRRVLAVVHTLEGRLSEANTQGREAIRLLESIHERFELARAYLDQARRTPNGGGDPERTREAQNLAFKAMYLFEQLGMDDAMRACETTLRELNAPVWLTTPRAQRVPGPSSSQAQDIARAHGVISQNGRTLELVRKASELTSTPARVLIQGETGTGKNLFAYMFRSYEIERGRPFVEVNCTSLPGDLVESELFGYVRGAFTGAAITKRGIFEEADGGTIFLNEIGELGERTQVKLLQVLDDGTYRRLGEVRSRRLNVRIISATNKDLDAAVKAGWFRSDLYYRLGQVVLSLPPLRERREDIPLLIRNFLDELISREGRHVVLSEDAMEYLISLPWMGNIRELKHKVESIYLCAGRQELIDRNTLVRLLYPNGTPAAEAQSTRGLRGKVDLLKREEILAALSRNGGNRSRAALELGITRRHLIRLLKQIY
- the selB gene encoding selenocysteine-specific translation elongation factor, with the protein product MRPVVIGTAGHIDHGKTALVGRLTGIDTDRLKEEKERGISIDLGFAHLTLPSGRRVAIVDVPGHERFVKNMLAGATGIDLVLLVIAADEGVKPQTREHLAIVDLLHVTRGVIALTKADLASPERIRASTEEARGLLASTSLAKAPIVPVSSTTGAGIDVLIQEVERAVASVEARSGSEAVRLPVDRVFSVEGIGTVVTGTLWSGAIRTGDTLERLPESRAVRVRQVEVHDAPVPEALAGNRTALALHGVSKEDLSRGDWLVTPGRFRATDMLDARLTLLRDAERSLEHRARVRVHLGASEILARVVLPSARPLVPGETGLVQLRLESPVVAVPRDRLVLRSYSPATTVGGATVIDPSPAKRARLDQESEARLLALETGTLQARIERLAADARLTGIRVDPTAMRLGEEPARVEAAARESKALLRLEDGRYLDRASWTKAVALVLDAVRRYQEEHPLRHGIGKGELKALLAETLDAGVFDEALQRLLAERKIVPSKDRIALPEAGPALTEEQARALQKVEGRLQASGFQVPDLSGVLREVPPSAKPAELARYLVESGRAVKVTSELLYPAPLWAEIERRVLQHFTRGPSLTMGDFKDLLQVSRKYAVPLLEHLDRTGLTRREGDVRIPGPRART